The Blastopirellula sediminis sequence TTTGGAGATGGCGCCGGGACAAATTGACCAAGAGCGGATCGATACGGCGCTCCGGATCTTGCGCGGCAGCGTCTCGGAAGCCCGGCGGGTGATGAAAGGGCTCAGCCCGCCGCTATTGGAAGATATCGGCGTGATTGCGGCGATCGAAGGCATGCTGGACGAGCAGATGCCCGACAGCTGCGAGATCGACTTTCAACATGACGTGCAGTTTGATCGTTTGCTGCCGCTGTTGGAATGTACGATCTACCGCGTCGTCCAAGAGTCGGTCGCCAATATCATGCGCCACAGCCAGGCGAAACATGCGCGGATCCGGCTCGACGAAATGGGGGATCGGTTGATCCTGACGGTGGAGGATGACGGCATTGGATTTGACCCGGGCCGCGTCGCCGGGTCTGGATTTGGCCTGAAGGGAATCGCCGAGCGGGCCAAATTGTTCGACGTCGAGGCGAAAATCGAATCGAGCCCTGGTGCGGGAACGCGGCTGAAGATCGATTTTCCGCTGATTCGCGCCAACCAGGATTTCGACAAATGGAGCGTTATCTCGGGTAACCCCCCGGGGACGAAGGGAGTATAATACAGGGCTAGCTTTCGACCGGCAGGAGGCTCGGTCGGCATCCACCCATTCGTCTCCCCCCTCAAGCATCGATGCAAGTCGCGCTCTTCATTCCCTGCTACATCGACCAGCTTTATCCCCGCGTCGGCATGGCGACCTTGGAAATTCTCGAGCGTCGCGGCTGCGACGTCGTTTTTCCGTCGGCTCAAACGTGCTGCGGCCAGCCGATGTCGAACACCGGTTGTGCCTCCGACGCCAAACCGCTGGCCGAGCGGTTCCTGGAAATATTCGCTCCTTACCAGTACGTCGTTTGTCCGAGCGGCAGTTGCGTCTCGATGGTTCGCCGCCATTACGACGAGTTCCTGGAAGGACGTCCTGGATTTGAAGAGCTGAAGGGAAAGACCTTTGAGCTGTGCGAGTTTCTGGTCGACGTCCTGAAGGTCGACTCATGGAACGGCGCCTATCCGCACAAGGTTGGTCTCCATTCCAGCTGCCACGGTTTGCGTGAACTGGGGATGGGGAAGCCGAGCGAACGAGTCGGCCCGGCATTCAACAAGCCGCAGCGTCTGCTCGAAATGCTTGACCAGATTGAACTGGTAAAACCGCAGCGCCCGGACGAATGCTGCGGCTTCGGCGGAACCTTCGCCGTCGCCGAAGAAGCGGTCTCTTGCATGATGGGGGGCGATCGCTTGCGGGATCATCTTTCGGCCGGCGCCGAGGTTCTGACTGCGGCCGACATGTCTTGCTTGATGCATCTGCAGGGGCTCGCCAAACGGAAAGAGATGCCGCTGCAAATCAAGCACATCGCCGAGATCCTCAACGAGAGCGAAGCGAAATCATGAAAGCGGCTCAGCATCCGGAAGAGGCGGCAAAGTTCGTCGCCAACGACGCTCGCGCGCACTGGCACGACCAGGCGCTTTGGTTCGTCCGCGAAAAACGCGATCGCATGGCGGTCAGCTTGCCCGAATGGGAAGAGCTGCGCAACACCGCGTCGCAAATCAAATTGCACACCGTCAGCCGCATGGCCGACTACTTGGAAGAGTTTGAACGGAACGCGACCAAGCTGGGCGCCGTCGTCCATTGGGCGAAAGACGCCGACGAGCACAATCAGATCGTCTTGTCGCTGCTGCAAAAGATCGGCGCCAAGCATATCGTCAAAAGCAAGTCGATGTTGACCGAAGAGTGCCACTTGAACCCATTCCTGCAGGAGCATGGGATAGAAGTGGTCGACACCGATCTTGGCGAACGGATTGTGCAGCTTCGCGACGAAGCCCCCTCCCACATCGTCTTGCCGGCGATCCACATCAAAAAGGAAGAAGTCAGCGAGACCTTCCACGAACATCTCCATACCGAAGCCGGCAACAACGATCCGAACTACCTTACCGAAGCGGCCCGCAATCACTTGCGAGAGAAGTTCGTCGCCGCCGACGCCGGCATTACCGGCGTGAATTTTGCGATCGCCGAAACCGGCGGCCTGGTCGTTTGCACCAACGAAGGGAACGCTGACCTTGGCGTCTCGCTGCCGAAGCTGCACATCGCCTGCTTGGGGATCGAGAAGCTCGTCCCGAAGGCGGCCGACCTGAGCGTTTTTCTGCGGCTGTTGGCTCGCAGTGCGACGGGGCAGCCGATCACGACTTACTCCTCCCATTTCCATGGGCCCCGTCCCGGCGGAGAACTGCACATCATTCTGGTCGACAACGGCCGGAGCAACTTGATGGGGAGCTCGCAGTTCCGCAACTCGCTGAAGTGCATCCGCTGCGGCGCCTGCATGAACACTTGCCCTGTTTACAGACGCAGCGGCGGGCACAGCTACGGAACGACGGTCCCGGGTCCGATCGGATCAATTCTCGCTCCTTCGCGCGACTCGAAGCAACACAAGAGCCTGCCGTTCGCCTGCACGCTCTGCGGATCGTGCACCGACGTTTGCCCGGTGAAGATCGACCTGCATCACGAACTGCTCGAGTGGCGCGGCGAGATTCGCAAACGGGGCCAGTTGCCGATGTCGAAAACGGTTCCGATGAAGCTGACCAGCTGGATGATGCAGTCGCCTTGGCTGTTTCGATTCGTCGGCGCGGTCGGTCGTTGGTTCCTACGGCATTTGCCTCGCTGGGCGATCTACCACGGTTTGAATCCGTGGGGCAAACAACGCGAAATGCCGGAGGCTCCGAAGCAAAGCTTCCGCGAGCTCTATCAAATTCACGAGTCGAAAAAAGCCAGCGATGAGTAGCCGCGATCAAATCTTAAAAAGCATCCGCAACCAGATTGTCGCCGCCGTCGATCATCCCGGCTTGGCTGGGGATTGGATTCGCTACGACGATCGGGTCGCCCATTTCAGTTCGGTGCTGGCTGCTGTCGGCGGCGTCGCGCATGTCGTCGACTCGTCGGAACAGATCTTGGCTCAATTGAAACAGGTTCCAGCGTTCGCCGCAGGAAAGAAGATCGTCAGTCTCTGCGCGGAGGTCGCCGGCAACGTCGATTTCGCCGCGGTCGAAGATCCGCACCAACTGGAAGACGTCGATTTTGCGGTCTTGCCGGCGCAGTTCGCCGTCGCTGAAAACGGTGCCGTTTGGGTCGACGATGCCGACGTTAAGCACCGAGTTATCTACTTTATTCCGCAGCATTTGTCCTTTATTGTTCCCGCGCCGGCCAATGCAGCCGACGCGATTGTGGACAACATGCACCAGGCGTACGAACGGCTCTCGTTTGGCGAGCCCCGCTTTGGCGCGTTCATTTCGGGCCCCTCCAAGACGGCCGACATCGAGCAGTCGCTGGTGATCGGCGCCCATGGGGCCCGGTCGCTGAACGTCTTCTTTTTGCGACAATAATTTCGGCCCAAGCCGCCGCTTGATAGCTGCACAACCGGGCGGCGATCTCTAGAATGAAATTGGCCGAGCGGCGGTTGCGAACCTGTTGGAATAGTTCGCTTCCCGCGCGCCGTCTTCTCAGGACTCGATGGATGAGCGAAGTAGAACAGCAAACTTCTGATGCGCCCCGATTGAATTTGCTCCGACTAGCGTTGGACGGATCGCCGACCAAGCTAGAGATCGAATCGTTCCAGGATGACGAACTTTCTATCGCCGCCCGCAAGTGGCGGATGATCGCGACGCCGCTCGATCCAGACGGCGCGAAGAATTTGACCCGCGTCATGCAGCAGATGGTGCAAAACCGCACCGCGGTCAATCCTGGCATTCTGGCCGGCGACACTCCCGGCGTGCAGATTCATCGCTACCTGCGCGGCTACGGTTCGCACGGCCGCGCCGCCCACGGCGACTATTTGATCGAGTGCGGCGACGACTGGGTCTTCGTGATGGTGGTCGCGCGGGCGCCGCATGATGAATTTGAAGCGGCCGAAGTCGAACGAGTTTTGGCGACGGCCAGTCTGGCCGAAGAGCCCGCCTTGGATCGCCAGGTACTGCCGGCGTGGGAAGAGTTCCTGCAAAATCGCCAGGAGTCCGATCCGGACGGCAAGTTTCTGATTTCGCTCGAACCGGCGCCGATCATGATCGGCAACTTCGACCTGTTTGAAGAGCTGGAAGACCAGGCCGACTTGTCGCCCGATGATGACGACGTCCAGCGCGGCGGACGGGCGCTCGATCGCCAACTGATCGAGTTCTACGTCTTGGACGAGCCGCTCTCGATTCGCTGCGATCTGTGGGTCAATCGAGAGCCCGAAGTTTCGCAGCCGCGCGAACTGGTCTTTCGCTCGAAACTGGAAGTCGCCATTGGCCGCATCGAAATCTGGTCGGCCGATGAGATCTACCAGTACGAAGTCCCCAACGGCAAGTACGACGCGAGCATCTATGTCGTCGAACGCGGCAAGATCTGCGACGACGATCTGACCGACCGCGAGTTCTTCCGCCGCGACGACTTGGAACGATACGAGATCGTCCTTAAGCCGATCGGCTAATAGTCTTGACTAGCCCGCAGCGCAAGCAAGGGAATGCGGTCTCCATGTAATAACGAATGTCGAACGGGTATTCGTTCGACATTCTGGTTTCGACACGGTTCATTTCGCCCAGCGCATTCCGTCGCTTGCGCTGCGGGCTAGTGTTGGGGCGAGCTAGTTTCCGATCGTGACGATGCGGTTCGGAACGCCGTCGACCTTGATCTTCTCCAGCACTTCCAGTCGCGTCAGCGACATCACCCAGATCGTGCCGTCGCCGGGGTTGCTGATGCAGGCATATCGCCCGCCGGGCATGATGCAGATGTCGTGATGACCGCTATGGCCGACGATCTTGCTCTTGCCGATCGGAATATGCTTCACGATTTTGGCGTCGGAGAAGTCGCCGTTGCGATCGGGATCAAGGTTGATTGCGGTCAGTTGCTCCGTCGCGTCGCCGTCATGGCGATCTTGAAAGAGAAACGCCATCTTCAAACCGCTCGGCGTTTCCAAGATCTGCGGCGTCGTGAGGCGAAGCCCCTCGGCCGCTTCGATCGGCAGCTTTTGCACCTTCGGCTCGCTCGCCGTCGCATCGATCAGGCCGAGAAACGACTCTTCCGACGATTGCGAAGTGAAGAGTACCCAATGGCCGGCGTTGGCGAAGGCCCCAGTCCGGAGCGGCTTTTCCGTTTCCGGATCTTTGCCGAGCGAGACGTGATGCACCTGCGTGGACTTCTCGGTTTGGATCAGTTCGCGATCGGCGTCGACCCAGCAGATGCCGTCGGCCGGTGCGAAGAAGACGCGACCTGAATTGGCGGTGGCGCCATGCAGTCCGCCGGTCGGAGTGTGGATCTTGTAGTTCCCCTTGCCGTTCTCTGATTCACGCAGATTGACGACGTCGATACGCCCGCTGTTCTCCTCTTTCCCGTCAATCCAGGTCGAGTAGGCGACCTGATCGTTTACGGCCGCAAGCGTGATATGTTGGCCGCCGCCAGCGAAGAACTTAGCCGCTGCGGCCGTATCTCCCTTGGCGAGCATTTCGGGACGGAGCCGCGTAAACCCGTTCTTCTGATCGTTCGCCAGGTAAAAGGCGCCGTCGTATTGATAGAGATGGGCTGGGTTCCCTTGTTGGTCGTCGAGTTGGGTGGCGAGCACCTGCGGAGCTTGGGTAAACCGCCAATGCGTATGATCCCCATGTTCTTCTTCGTGACCGCCCCCGTCGATTGCGATCCAGCCGCTCTCGAGCTCTCCTTCTTCCATATCCCGCACGCCGGCGACCAGCACATTGCCGATCGCTTGCATCTGTACCAGCGTTTGCGAGTCGCGATCGAGCTGCGGGAAGCCGGGGATCGCTTTCGGCTCCAGCGCCCATTTTTCTCCGCGGGTCAGGTCCCCATAGGCGAGCGTCGCGTCCGCTTCGTTCTGCCAGAAGATGCGACCGATCAGGCGGGGTTCGCTGTGGTGGGAATGTTGTCCGGACGCTTCTTCGGCGTAGGAGCATCGATCGGAAAAGGAAATGAGTAATGCCAGCGTCGTGGCAATGGCTACGTAAGTTCTCATGGGAAAATCGCCAAGGAGTTGTGGTGGATAGATTGGCTAGGTACGAATGCGAACGATCAGTCGGCGCTGGAACCAAGCGGTCCGGCCCCATTGGTGATGCGAAAGCGTTTGTTCTCGAAATGGAGGCAAGTCCAAATCGGTTGGTCTTGGGCAGGGCGAATCCAGTAGTAACGCCGCTGTTTTTCGGTGGCGTAAACGACCGGCGTTCCCTCCAACTCGGTACTGTCGCGCCAATTGGGATGGCTATGGAAAAATCGGGCGAGATTCGCCTGGTCTTCCTCGGAAAACGTGTCCTGCTTAAGCCACATTTTGCCGGCGTCGACAAACTGCTCGACGGCTGCCGATGGAGCGTCGACCATCGGTTCTGCTGAACCGCGACATCCCAGCAGCAGGGCGCCAAGGATCGTTAGAACGAGCGCGGTCTGAATGGGCGAAGAGTCGATGCGGATCATTGCGGAAGCGGCTCTGCGGTTGGAGTTGCGAGGGGCGTATCGGACAAGCAGTAGAGACGCGTTCCGGTGCGAATCACGATTCGCCCGGCCGCCGCGGCGGCGCCATAGACGATCGGATCACGGGCGTTTTCCTGCGAGCTCGCGCGACGTTCGGCCATCGCTTTGCCGGCCGCTTCAATTTCAGCGGCGTCGAGTCGACCATCCTGGTCCTTGTCATTGCCGGCGAGGAGCGATTGAAAACGTCCCGGCAGTTCGTCCTTCGTCAGATAGCCGTCTTTGTCGGCGTCGTTTTTCTCCAGTAAGTCGTCCAGGCTGAAGGAACGTCGTTCGGAAGACACGTTTTCGACATAGCTCTCCGGCGCCGGCGGTGCGTCGCGATCCCAGAGCGTATTGACGACCAACTCTTGAAACTCGGCCCCTTCCTGCAGCACGACCGTCCGCCCATCCTTGCCGAAAAAGTAGACGCGATTCTCAGAAACGATCGGCGTCCCCCAACATTCGGCGCCAATGCGTTTGGCGTAGTGCAAGTCGCCGCTAAGCTTGTCGAGGCAATAGACGACGCCGACGTTGTTCAGGTAATAGACGCACTGGCCACAGACCACCGGGCTGGCGAAATCGCTGACCGCCTTCTCGGCTCGCCACAAGATCTGCGGCGTTTCGGCCCCGCTGCGCGTGATGCAGAGATTGGAGCGACTTACGTCGCCGCCGCCGGAACGTTCCGCGATGCGAGCGCCGACGTACAGCCGATCGCCATCCGGCGTTGGCGAGGGGACGCTGTTGCCGTCCAAGTCGCCGATATTCCAGAGTTGTTTGCCTGTTTGTGCGTCGTAAGCGGTCACCGCGCCGCTGGAACTGACGATGATCTGGCCGTCGAGGGCGATCGGCGACGACCAGGAGCTGGAAGAGGGACGCTCCGTCTTCCAGCGCGTATCGCCGGTCTTCTTATCGAGCGCGATCAGGTACGAGGGGCCTCGATGCTCGATATTGACGAAGACGAGCTCGTCGGTCTGCGTCGGCGACGCGCCGAGACCATGGTTGTTGTCGAACGCTCCGAAGTCCGCGACCAAATCGCGACGCCAAAGGGGATGCCCTTCATGATCGATCGCCGCGACGTCGCCGCTTTCAAAGAAGAGGTAAACCGCTCGGGCGTCGACCAACGGAGTTGGCGCCGCGCGGGCCATCATGAAGCTCGAAGGAGCCTGGTTGGCTGCGGGAAAACGATGTCGCCAGATTTGGCCGCCGGAATGGAGATCAAAGCAAGCGACATTGCAGGTCTCCTTGTTCAACCCTTCAACCGACGTGACGAAGATTCGCTCGCCGTAGATGATCGGCGTCGATTGTCCATAACCGTCGAGCTCGCGTTGCCACGCGATGCCGTCGTCTGGAGACCAGCGAAGCGGCAGCGGCGCTGCGGCGTGCGAACTTCCCCCCGCCCGAAATTCGGACCAGTTCGCTTGTTGGCCGTACAGGGAGGAGCCGGCCGCTGCAATCGTCAGTAGTGCAAGTAATGACGAAACCGATTTCATCGTGTGTTCCTAGTGCCTAAGAAAGGTAGTAGAAGAAGATGCGTTTAGAATTCGCCGACAACGTTGCCGTCATTGCGTGCGAACAGGTTCCGCCAAGTCGCCAGGTCGACCGTTTCGCTGACCAGGCGCACGCTGCCGTCGGCGAAGCTGACCATCGCGCCGCCGGGATGTTGGCTGCGGGCGCCCATCACGGCGTCGCCGTGATACAGGATGTCCGGTGAAGAGGAGTTGGGCGGAAAGTAGCCGTTGATGAACGACTGGTAAGTCAAATTGCGCATCCATTGTCCGGCGCGGCGACCGTCGTAACTGGCGACCGATCGAACGTCGAGATCGGCGGCGGACGTCGAACAAGGACTTCCCCCGCCGCTGGTCGAGCGGAGCTGCGTCTGGGCGTCGAGGAGATCGGTCGAGTTGGTCCGATTGCCGAACAGCGTCTCCGCCATCAGGATCGTATTGCTGGTTCCGTCAGTGATGTCACGAAAGCCGATGACGCTGCCGCGCCAGAAGAGCCCGCCGGTATCGCTGGTGCTGCAGTATTGCGTTCCAACTCCCGGCCCGGCGTTCATCATGTAGTTGCCGCCGGCCCAGGTAACGCCGCCATCCTCATAAAGCGGATCGCCGGGATCACTGGGGCAGATCAAGACGTCGATCTTGGTTCCGACCAGGTTGTTGTAGATCGGATTGAGCGTTTTCAGATAGCTGGCGCCGATCATCAGCGGCTGCGAAAAGTCGATCTGGTCCTGGAAATTCCCTTGTTCGATGAAGGGAAGGATCTTCGACTGGGCCGAATAGCCGTAATTGGAATCTTTGGCCGGGTAGGGGAAGACCTTGTAGGTCGATTCGTAGTTGTGGGCGGCGAGCGCTAGCTGTTTCAGGTTGTTGCTGCACTGCATCCGGCGAGCCGCTTCGCGGGCTTGCTGCACCGCAGGAAGCAAGAGTCCGATCAGTACGCCGATGATCGCGATGACGACTAGCAGTTCGACCAGGGTGAATCCGCGGCGTCGTCGCATCGAGGAATTAGGGTAGGGGATCATGCAGTTGCTCCAGTGGTTTTCGGTCAGGTCCTCCTCACTTTAAAGTGAATGTACCTGCAGTCAATATGCAAGTGCAAGAAAGATTGAAAACGGCGAATGGGCCTGTTTCAAGCGTGAGCTGAGTCACTAAAGGCGCCGAAAAGAGGAAGTCATCAGCTGGTGTTGCTGTAAAACGGCGATGAATTTTTCTGCGCGAATTTGTTTTCGTTCGTGACTTCCAGCCGCTACGATGAGCAAAAAGACGCAATCGGCGTCCTGCCGATCGCGCCGCTGAATCTCCAGGTGGAGCCTCTTTTTGCGGGGAGAGTGGCGATGGGTCTCGGAAAGCGCTGTACGGCGGAATTCATTGGGACGTTCTGGTTGGTCTTTGGGGGCTGCGGCAGCGCCGTCTTGGCGTCGGTCGTCGGGGCCAAG is a genomic window containing:
- a CDS encoding sensor histidine kinase, whose amino-acid sequence is MADKSMEERTRELQNLNAKLEAEIRERSLVEQQLLQDKVYLQYLLSGHERDRQLIAYEIHDGIVQGLTAAIMHLEMAPGQIDQERIDTALRILRGSVSEARRVMKGLSPPLLEDIGVIAAIEGMLDEQMPDSCEIDFQHDVQFDRLLPLLECTIYRVVQESVANIMRHSQAKHARIRLDEMGDRLILTVEDDGIGFDPGRVAGSGFGLKGIAERAKLFDVEAKIESSPGAGTRLKIDFPLIRANQDFDKWSVISGNPPGTKGV
- a CDS encoding DUF1559 domain-containing protein, with the translated sequence MIPYPNSSMRRRRGFTLVELLVVIAIIGVLIGLLLPAVQQAREAARRMQCSNNLKQLALAAHNYESTYKVFPYPAKDSNYGYSAQSKILPFIEQGNFQDQIDFSQPLMIGASYLKTLNPIYNNLVGTKIDVLICPSDPGDPLYEDGGVTWAGGNYMMNAGPGVGTQYCSTSDTGGLFWRGSVIGFRDITDGTSNTILMAETLFGNRTNSTDLLDAQTQLRSTSGGGSPCSTSAADLDVRSVASYDGRRAGQWMRNLTYQSFINGYFPPNSSSPDILYHGDAVMGARSQHPGGAMVSFADGSVRLVSETVDLATWRNLFARNDGNVVGEF
- a CDS encoding outer membrane protein assembly factor BamB family protein, coding for MKSVSSLLALLTIAAAGSSLYGQQANWSEFRAGGSSHAAAPLPLRWSPDDGIAWQRELDGYGQSTPIIYGERIFVTSVEGLNKETCNVACFDLHSGGQIWRHRFPAANQAPSSFMMARAAPTPLVDARAVYLFFESGDVAAIDHEGHPLWRRDLVADFGAFDNNHGLGASPTQTDELVFVNIEHRGPSYLIALDKKTGDTRWKTERPSSSSWSSPIALDGQIIVSSSGAVTAYDAQTGKQLWNIGDLDGNSVPSPTPDGDRLYVGARIAERSGGGDVSRSNLCITRSGAETPQILWRAEKAVSDFASPVVCGQCVYYLNNVGVVYCLDKLSGDLHYAKRIGAECWGTPIVSENRVYFFGKDGRTVVLQEGAEFQELVVNTLWDRDAPPAPESYVENVSSERRSFSLDDLLEKNDADKDGYLTKDELPGRFQSLLAGNDKDQDGRLDAAEIEAAGKAMAERRASSQENARDPIVYGAAAAAGRIVIRTGTRLYCLSDTPLATPTAEPLPQ
- a CDS encoding LutC/YkgG family protein, which gives rise to MSSRDQILKSIRNQIVAAVDHPGLAGDWIRYDDRVAHFSSVLAAVGGVAHVVDSSEQILAQLKQVPAFAAGKKIVSLCAEVAGNVDFAAVEDPHQLEDVDFAVLPAQFAVAENGAVWVDDADVKHRVIYFIPQHLSFIVPAPANAADAIVDNMHQAYERLSFGEPRFGAFISGPSKTADIEQSLVIGAHGARSLNVFFLRQ
- a CDS encoding lactate utilization protein B gives rise to the protein MKAAQHPEEAAKFVANDARAHWHDQALWFVREKRDRMAVSLPEWEELRNTASQIKLHTVSRMADYLEEFERNATKLGAVVHWAKDADEHNQIVLSLLQKIGAKHIVKSKSMLTEECHLNPFLQEHGIEVVDTDLGERIVQLRDEAPSHIVLPAIHIKKEEVSETFHEHLHTEAGNNDPNYLTEAARNHLREKFVAADAGITGVNFAIAETGGLVVCTNEGNADLGVSLPKLHIACLGIEKLVPKAADLSVFLRLLARSATGQPITTYSSHFHGPRPGGELHIILVDNGRSNLMGSSQFRNSLKCIRCGACMNTCPVYRRSGGHSYGTTVPGPIGSILAPSRDSKQHKSLPFACTLCGSCTDVCPVKIDLHHELLEWRGEIRKRGQLPMSKTVPMKLTSWMMQSPWLFRFVGAVGRWFLRHLPRWAIYHGLNPWGKQREMPEAPKQSFRELYQIHESKKASDE
- a CDS encoding (Fe-S)-binding protein, whose protein sequence is MQVALFIPCYIDQLYPRVGMATLEILERRGCDVVFPSAQTCCGQPMSNTGCASDAKPLAERFLEIFAPYQYVVCPSGSCVSMVRRHYDEFLEGRPGFEELKGKTFELCEFLVDVLKVDSWNGAYPHKVGLHSSCHGLRELGMGKPSERVGPAFNKPQRLLEMLDQIELVKPQRPDECCGFGGTFAVAEEAVSCMMGGDRLRDHLSAGAEVLTAADMSCLMHLQGLAKRKEMPLQIKHIAEILNESEAKS